A window of Saimiri boliviensis isolate mSaiBol1 chromosome 1, mSaiBol1.pri, whole genome shotgun sequence genomic DNA:
GGTATGCCTACTGATGACGAGCAGGCGACTGGGTTGGAGAGGGAGATCATGTTGGCTGCAAGAAAGGGACTGGTGAGAAACTCCCTTCTGTGTCTTCCATGGAGCTTATGGTCTTGTatgtgttcatagtagtctcctCCCTGGGAGTATTTGATCCAGGGAACTTGGCTTGTAGGAACACCCTGAGCTTCTGGAAAGTAGGGCTTATTTGGCATAACGGttcaattcttgtttttttttttttcaggacccATACAATATACTGCCCCCAAAGGGAGCTTCAGGCACTAAGGAAGACCCTAATTTAGTTCCTTCTGTCACCAACAAGAGAATAGTGGGCTGTATCTGTAAGTACCTCACCtctgtttctttatccacttaatATATATCCTACAATACAGGAGTCTATAAGCTGCTTCAGATCTTTTAGTGTGTGAATATATGTAAATGAGTTTCTCTACGGGTCTTGTTCAAGACTCATTATTCCTGATAGTCCATCCTTAGTGGAAAGAAGCACAGCACAGTGGAAAGACTGGCTCAGTGGAAGTGTGGCATGAAGGAGTATCCACCCAGCAAATATTCATTGTTATACTGCTTTTATGCCAGGCATCGTTTTAGACAGTAGGGATACATACCAGAATGGACCCTCCTTTGTGTTCTACATGGGCAAGGGAATTGTTAGAATTTACAGTGAgccttggctgggtgctgtggctcacacctgtaatctcagcactttgggagggcgaggcaagcagatcatgaggtcaggagatccagaccgtcccggctaacatggtgaaaccccgtctctactaaaaatacaaaaaattagccgggcatggtggtgcacacctgtaatcccagctacttgggaggctgaggtaggagaatcacttgagcctgggaggtggaggttgcagtgagcagagatggcaccactgcactccagcctgggtgacagggcaagacgaaaaaaaaaaaaaaaaagaatttacagtGACCCTGATATAAGGTCATTTTACTTATAGGTGGACtcagagcctcaatttcttcatctgaataATGGGAGGAGGGCTTGAACTGATCTCTTGACCATAGTCTGTCTTGTGTATCAGAGGTGTCTGaggaaaataaattcatgttgaaaGTCTCCCTTTCTACACCGAATGACTCAACcaccttttttcccttttaggtGAAGAGGACAACAGTACCGTCATCTGGTTTTGGTTGCACAAAGGCGAGGCCCAGCGATGCCCTAGCTGTGGAGCCTATTACAAGCTGGTGCCCCACCAGCTGGCACACTGAGCGCCTGCACTGAATTACTCAAAATATGCTATAAAACTTCTTCTTTCCAATAAAGACTAGCCGTTGCATTGGCTTCTTCTCCCATAGACGGCTGGTCTTATCTCTTTCCTGTAATTTTTGGTAGGCATGGAATATTCTTATTTTGGGAATAGCTATCTGTTAATGCTAGCTTGCCATCCACTTACTGAAAGTGGATGACCAGTGTATAGTGCTTAGATTAATAATAAGAATGGATTGACAACCCATAATGCAATGAATGGGACCACCTGGTATGAGGGAAAGGGGCGGGCTGTGGAGTCAGGCTGACCAGACTTACAATATTGGCTCTATCATTTGGCTCTATCCCTGTGGACATGTTCTCTGGGGGTCAGGTACAACTACAAAAAAGGTAAATGCCTTGTGAGGTGCTTAATATGTAAAGAGCCGAGCAGATGGTAGGTCTTCATAGTATCATCATAGAGGCAGGGTAGTCTTGTGAAGAGAGTGTTGGGGATTTTGAAGTTTTGAGGGTCCCAGGTATAAAATAAGAATTCATGGGAATACCAGCAGCAAAATTCAGACTATGGAACAATTTCAGAGATCACTGAGCATGTTTCTTCAAATAAATTGCAAGAAGTAGGGGGAAAAGGTAGGGAGAACATGTAGAGAAACAGATAAGTGAGATACCATAACAGCAGTGAGCAGGCCTTGTTTGGATCTGATTTGAAAACAATTAGATGGGGGtaaaaattcagaagaatttGAACTCTGGATATTTGATATGTAGACATTTTTTAcactttcatttatatatatatatatatatatatatatatttttttttttttttttttaatgctttagaGATACGCATGGGAGTAAGggaggggagaaatgccaaaaaaGCCTACTTCGGCTACTTTATGCCTGTGACACCTTGGGACAAGTTAAAGTCTCAAAAACCTCTTATCTACAAAATGGAAATCCTTTTCATTTTGTGTTGAGATTAGTCAGAGGTGGCTTCAGTGACTATCTTAACAAAATTGGTCGAAACTGGGTATTTCAGTGGGAGCTGATAGGAGTGTCAAAGGAAAGCCCATTCCCCTCATCTTGCCCAACTTGAAGGTGCAGTCAAAGCTATTGCTTTCATCCTTGTTGATGACCTCTGTTTCCAGGTAATGCCCAAGCACTGATTTGCCATTTGAGGCCCTTTCCTCTGGGAAGGGGAGCTCTCAGATAACCACCTGTGAAATCTAACCCCTACACTCCAACCTTCCTGAAGACTAGTCTGTGCTGTCACTAAACCGTCCTGTATGGCTGGTTTGCCTTTCCCTTTCCATGTCTTCCAACTCAAAACTCTGCTGAGGGGGACTTTTGAGTCCCATATCATTAATCCAGTCTGTTTTCTCCCTTCCTCatctccaagtctttgcttttctctctttttaaaattttaactaatttacttgtaaagaaaaataggctaggcatggcagctcatgcctgtaaaccccaacactttgggaggctgaggtgggaggaccacttgaacccagaaggttgaggcttcagAGAGCTAtgagcacgccactgcactccagcctgggtgacaaagcaagaccctgtctcaaaccaagaaaacagtaTCTTGCGGTGGAACCCAGGCTTCAGAAGTTTCACATTCCCCATGTGCCTCCCAGCACGGCTGAGAACTGCTTTAGGCTAACCgtatggacttttgctcttgggTATAAGTGGGCTCCATCTGAACCTTTGGCCACTTAGCTTAAATTGGATCCCATCTCCACTTAACCAAGAATATAGGCCTCACTCTAACTGTACTTATTAAACTCTCCAAGTATACAATGAAGAACTTTTTCCCAGGGCCATTGAAAGTAAGTTGATCTGATGTCCCATCACACATGTGTATTTCTTGCATTCTCTTAATACCCACAACATGACCATCAAAATCAGGAAAGTACAATTTGTATATTTCTACCATCTAATCTTCAGACTCATTCAAGTTTTGCTTAAAGTTCCAATAATGTCTTCCATAGCAAAAGGACCCAGCTTGGAATCATGTGTTGCCCTTAGTAGTTCCTTCGGGAAcagttcctttctttcctttactcTCCTGACATTTTGAGAACTGTATCAGAAACTTGAGTTTGCTCACACTGGATTCGGGTTATGCATTGTGGGCAAGGGATGCTGCACCCTCCTGGGAGGCACATGATGCCGACTTGTCCACTGCTGAGGAGGTTCACTTCGGTCACTTGGAAGCTAATGTCTGCCAAACTCTTCCACTGTGAAGTtgctctttatttctgttttgttgctCTTTAATTATGAAGTATCTTATAAGGCAATACTTAGAAATGTCAATACTGGCGGTGTtaggtggctcattcctgtaatcccagcactttgggaggccaaggtgggcagatcatttgaggtcaggagtttaagaccagcctggtcaacatgatgaaactccatctctactaaaaatataaaaatcagctgggcatagtagcgggtgcctgtaatcccagctctattTGGggggctaggcaggagaattgcttaaacccaggaggtggagctgcagtgagctgagatcacaccaatgcactccagcctgggcaacagagcaagactccattaaaaaaaaaaaatgttaacaccTTGTTCCTCATCAAACTTTCAACTTACTAATTTAACAGTATGGATTCATGCTTTCTTATTCAGTGGATTATTACCCATGgctatcattattttttgatgtttaattTGTTGCAAATTTGGTCAGTGGGAACCTCTTCAAGCTGGCTCCTGTGGTCCTTTGACATGCCCCTATCATTctttgagcatttatttttattttctggaataaaaTGTTCCAGGCTCAGCTTCCAGGCTGTGAATAAACCCATGAGGAAGGTGCTATTATTACCACCCCATAATAGAGATGGGAAGTCTGGGGACAGCTCAGGAATACACAGCAGTTTCTGGTGGCAAGATTGTGAACCCAGACCGTAGCTCCAGACCCTGAGCTCTTTTCCCCAccccaacttttaaatttttattttttttgaaacagggtctcccatcacccaggctggaatgcagtggtgtgttcatagcttactgcaacctcaaaatcctgagctcaagcaatcctgctgcctcggcctcccgaagtactgggattacaggcatgtaccaccacacccagcccaattttctattttaaaataattatagacttagagaaaaatcacaaaaaatagTACAGAGTTCCTGTTTACCCTTTACTCAGTTTTCCTGAATGTTAACGTCTGGCATTACCGTAGTATAATTATTGAAACCAGAAAATTAACACTGATGCAGTACTATGGACTAACCAGCAGACCTTATCGGAATTTTGCTGGTTTTCTTGGTAAGGTCTTTTTCCAACCCCAGGATCTCACATTGCACTTGGTCTTTCCTTGTCCTATGACCTGCCACTTTTGAACAAGACATCTCTATTCATTTGCAGACCACCCTCAGTTTGGGTTTGCCTGCTGCTGGCTCCTGGTTAGATTGAAGTGATGCAAGAATACCACAGGCAAAATCGGGCCCCTCT
This region includes:
- the COX5B gene encoding cytochrome c oxidase subunit 5B, mitochondrial; protein product: MASRLLRGAGALAAQALRARGPAVVRSMASRGGMPTDDEQATGLEREIMLAARKGLDPYNILPPKGASGTKEDPNLVPSVTNKRIVGCICEEDNSTVIWFWLHKGEAQRCPSCGAYYKLVPHQLAH